A region of Gammaproteobacteria bacterium DNA encodes the following proteins:
- a CDS encoding amino acid racemase, whose translation MKKLGLIGGIGCKSTVLYYELITTQISHKLGQRQSGNIIIYSVNEYDVYTAAIENDWNTVAEILLHAYKNLENAGADFLIICSNTCHKVVDLINPQFKKPLIHILEPICQEITKNNYKKIALFGTKFILEEGFYLNYIHSHAHSIKQIIIPDKNRIDIVHNIISNELLLGIIKNESKSILISIWEELRKKGADCLILGCTELSLIISKTDLSSPILDSTSLHAKYAAELSIKNHEDDK comes from the coding sequence ATGAAAAAGCTAGGTCTTATTGGCGGAATTGGTTGTAAAAGTACAGTTTTATACTATGAGCTGATTACAACACAAATAAGCCATAAGCTTGGCCAGAGACAAAGTGGGAATATTATCATCTACAGCGTTAATGAATATGACGTATATACGGCTGCCATTGAAAATGACTGGAATACTGTGGCTGAGATATTACTTCATGCTTATAAGAACCTTGAAAATGCTGGGGCTGACTTCCTTATAATTTGCTCGAATACTTGCCATAAAGTAGTTGATCTAATAAACCCACAATTTAAAAAACCTTTAATACACATCCTTGAACCAATTTGTCAGGAGATTACAAAAAATAATTATAAAAAAATAGCTTTGTTCGGAACAAAATTCATTTTAGAGGAAGGTTTTTATTTAAATTATATTCATAGTCATGCGCACAGTATAAAACAAATCATTATTCCAGATAAAAATAGAATTGACATTGTGCATAATATAATAAGCAATGAACTCTTGTTGGGTATAATAAAAAATGAATCAAAAAGTATTCTAATTTCTATTTGGGAAGAATTGAGAAAAAAAGGTGCTGATTGTTTGATCCTGGGTTGCACAGAGCTATCTTTGATTATTTCAAAAACAGATTTGTCATCACCCATTTTAGATTCAACCAGCTTGCATGCTAAATATGCTGCAGAATTGTCCATTAAAAACCATGAGGACGATAAATAA
- the asnB gene encoding asparagine synthase (glutamine-hydrolyzing) gives MCGIVAYLSKNLDISKETFKSAINTLNHRGPDFHGLWVSDDSKLALGHARLSIIDLLTGNQPLRSKDDNIVIVVNGEFYQYEIIKRYLQKKGFEFQTESDSEILIYLYQLYGVNCLEFLRGEFSFVLWDDKNKYIFAARDRCGIKPLFYSMYQDALYLSSEIKALLTLGVPCKWDLCSIISWENLLPLENRSLFENIFSINPGHFILATPDNIQIKKYWDFNYPKEGAIDDDIDENKMINEFRKELEEAVTIRLRSDVPVGCYLSGGLDSSAILGLMIKHSKSEVDAFTISFDHDLYDEAKIAEETAKFVGARSHVFKITNQLLSENFFSAIYQCESFILNNNTIAKFLLSKFTRESGYKTVMTGEGSDEILGGYPMFREDILKYGFRALDHENRNKLVEHLYENNPAFASVFSKNTAGLDVTTIQEILGYVPSMFKMGAKLGEKLITLHNENFSNISRNFDAQINFINQLDQDQVMGRDVLSKSLYLWAKSILPGLILVNLGDRMEMAHSIEGRVPFLDHKLLEFLVNIPSSLKIKGLTEKFILREAVKDIITPTIYQRQKHPFKAPHPTLTLNPFTELMLDVFNGNLLKYSFIYDQSKVLKQFNMTQSMPEAEREQWDVVFMFILSQCVLQSLFKPLMPN, from the coding sequence ATGTGCGGGATAGTTGCTTATTTGTCTAAAAATTTAGATATTTCGAAAGAAACATTTAAAAGCGCAATTAATACTTTAAATCATCGCGGGCCTGATTTTCATGGCTTATGGGTGTCTGATGATAGCAAATTAGCTTTAGGGCACGCGCGCCTTAGCATTATTGATCTATTAACAGGCAATCAACCCTTACGTAGTAAAGACGACAATATTGTTATTGTAGTTAATGGCGAATTCTATCAATATGAAATAATAAAACGTTATTTACAAAAAAAAGGATTTGAATTTCAAACAGAATCAGATAGTGAAATATTAATATATTTGTATCAACTATATGGTGTGAACTGTCTTGAATTTTTACGGGGTGAATTCTCTTTTGTTCTGTGGGACGATAAAAATAAATACATTTTTGCAGCTAGAGATCGATGCGGCATTAAACCTCTATTTTATTCCATGTATCAAGATGCCCTATATCTTTCATCAGAAATAAAAGCATTACTTACACTTGGGGTTCCATGCAAATGGGATTTATGCAGTATTATATCTTGGGAGAATCTATTGCCTCTAGAAAATAGAAGTTTATTTGAAAATATTTTCTCCATAAATCCTGGCCATTTTATTCTGGCCACTCCAGATAATATTCAAATCAAGAAATACTGGGATTTTAACTACCCAAAAGAAGGCGCCATCGATGATGATATTGATGAAAATAAAATGATTAATGAATTTCGTAAGGAGTTAGAAGAAGCAGTGACTATCCGATTACGTTCAGATGTACCGGTAGGATGCTATTTAAGTGGCGGATTGGATTCTTCAGCTATTCTAGGATTAATGATAAAACATTCAAAATCTGAAGTTGACGCATTTACTATTTCATTCGATCACGATTTATATGATGAAGCTAAAATTGCTGAAGAAACTGCTAAGTTTGTTGGGGCTAGAAGCCATGTGTTTAAGATAACAAATCAATTGCTTTCTGAGAATTTTTTTTCAGCCATTTATCAATGTGAATCTTTTATTTTAAATAATAATACGATCGCTAAGTTTTTATTAAGTAAATTTACAAGAGAATCTGGATATAAAACGGTGATGACCGGTGAGGGATCTGATGAAATTTTAGGTGGTTATCCAATGTTTCGAGAAGATATCTTAAAATATGGATTTCGAGCATTGGATCATGAGAATCGAAACAAACTTGTAGAACATTTATATGAAAATAATCCTGCGTTTGCAAGTGTTTTTTCAAAAAATACCGCTGGATTAGATGTAACAACTATTCAAGAGATACTCGGATATGTCCCAAGCATGTTCAAGATGGGTGCGAAATTGGGTGAAAAATTAATAACGTTGCATAATGAGAATTTTTCAAATATTTCAAGAAATTTTGATGCGCAGATCAATTTTATTAATCAATTAGATCAAGATCAAGTCATGGGTCGCGATGTTTTAAGCAAATCTCTTTATTTGTGGGCGAAATCAATTCTCCCTGGCTTGATTTTAGTAAATCTGGGAGATCGAATGGAAATGGCACATTCAATTGAAGGAAGAGTACCATTTCTCGATCATAAATTGCTTGAATTTTTAGTTAACATACCAAGTTCTTTAAAAATTAAAGGACTTACTGAAAAATTTATTTTGCGAGAGGCCGTAAAAGATATTATTACTCCTACTATTTATCAAAGACAAAAACATCCGTTTAAGGCACCGCATCCTACATTGACGTTAAACCCATTCACTGAATTAATGTTGGATGTTTTTAATGGAAATCTTTTAAAATATAGCTTTATCTATGATCAATCAAAAGTGTTAAAACAATTTAATATGACTCAGAGCATGCCTGAAGCTGAGCGCGAACAGTGGGATGTTGTTTTTATGTTTATATTAAGCCAATGTGTATTACAATCTTTATTTAAACCATTAATGCCGAATTAG
- a CDS encoding methyltransferase domain-containing protein codes for MEYSEVAEEYKKIAKNQTSVGEKLIALMFFKGQESILDLGCGSGHLAFELSKKTSGRVIGIDPSEGMIKQAKKSYGEFIQFFCEEGEHMAFTSEFDVIFCNSVFHWFRDPVPVLKKIHQALKNQGVFALQTPVSEWCDFIVDIIDQTCRADNIKPYIEHYLNPWFHLKNACAYQALLEHHGFNVRLAFDEDVTTQAYDFEKILGLFNSGPALAYLNFENYSIPCGENYKNSFINTLHQIIRQKMDNSTVVDITYHRAFLIAYKYNGIC; via the coding sequence ATGGAATATTCTGAAGTGGCTGAAGAATATAAAAAAATCGCTAAAAATCAAACTTCTGTTGGTGAAAAGCTAATTGCTTTGATGTTTTTTAAGGGGCAAGAGTCTATTTTAGATTTAGGATGCGGCAGCGGGCATCTTGCTTTTGAATTAAGTAAAAAAACTTCGGGACGGGTAATAGGGATCGATCCTTCAGAAGGGATGATCAAACAAGCTAAAAAGTCTTATGGTGAGTTTATACAATTTTTTTGTGAAGAAGGTGAACATATGGCTTTCACCTCTGAATTTGATGTAATTTTTTGTAACTCTGTGTTTCATTGGTTTAGAGATCCAGTGCCTGTGCTAAAAAAAATTCACCAGGCATTAAAAAATCAAGGTGTATTTGCTTTGCAAACCCCCGTATCTGAATGGTGTGATTTTATTGTAGATATCATTGATCAAACCTGTAGAGCAGACAATATAAAACCATATATAGAACACTATTTAAATCCATGGTTTCATCTTAAAAATGCCTGTGCTTATCAAGCCCTGCTGGAGCATCATGGTTTTAATGTTCGTTTAGCTTTTGATGAAGACGTTACTACTCAAGCTTATGATTTTGAAAAAATACTTGGCTTATTTAATTCGGGACCAGCCTTAGCCTATCTTAATTTCGAAAATTACTCTATTCCTTGTGGTGAAAATTATAAAAATAGCTTTATTAATACTTTACATCAAATTATCCGTCAAAAGATGGACAATAGTACAGTGGTTGATATTACTTATCATAGAGCTTTCTTAATTGCTTATAAATATAATGGCATCTGTTAG
- a CDS encoding TspO/MBR family protein — protein MIKKIAPIILWIIVFQLVGYGIGLLTRTEISTWYQTLQKSSINPPQIIFPIVWTCLYIMLAIAGWYLWTHRNRPRGKIIFSLYIIQIIMNWAWSPLFFQFHLIQLGFYWIVMMILISMLLIILTKKQFTLVYFLLIPYSLWLIFAGYLNWAIWMKN, from the coding sequence ATGATTAAAAAAATAGCGCCAATTATCCTGTGGATTATTGTGTTTCAACTTGTGGGGTATGGTATCGGTTTGCTAACGCGCACCGAAATATCCACATGGTATCAAACATTACAAAAATCCAGTATTAATCCACCTCAAATTATCTTTCCCATTGTCTGGACTTGTTTATATATAATGCTTGCCATAGCTGGTTGGTACTTATGGACTCATCGAAACAGACCAAGAGGAAAAATAATTTTTAGTTTATACATTATTCAAATAATCATGAATTGGGCTTGGTCACCCTTATTCTTTCAATTCCACCTCATCCAACTTGGATTTTATTGGATAGTCATGATGATTCTCATCTCTATGCTTCTCATCATCTTGACAAAGAAACAATTCACCTTAGTATATTTTTTGTTAATTCCTTATTCTTTGTGGCTTATTTTTGCTGGATATCTAAACTGGGCAATTTGGATGAAGAATTGA
- a CDS encoding LysR family transcriptional regulator: MSLDLLSCMRGFKGIAEHKGFSQAARHLDVSTSTLTGQIKHLENLLKKKLLNRTTRHIELTEAGEVYLLHVNKILADIENAQAAVNSIETEPHGRLIIGIAGAFYSQYFIKHFKKFLQKYPKIQLQTTEENAPTDLLNGLADLVITEIDIKDNQLVKEYLFTIHRSIYATPAYIKKYGSPKKAADLQHHNCLIAKRISPNNEWVLANNKKIYISGNYASSSGYNVLCAALADMGLIWCTDILIKEELKRGELVEIKLKDEQPVAIKMYLYHRRVNADSNIRLMADYLKKIAEMWLS; this comes from the coding sequence ATGTCTTTAGATCTACTTTCTTGTATGCGAGGGTTCAAAGGGATTGCTGAGCATAAAGGCTTCAGCCAAGCAGCTCGGCATTTAGATGTTTCTACTTCTACGCTCACCGGCCAAATCAAGCATTTAGAGAACCTACTCAAAAAGAAATTGTTAAACAGAACAACCCGACATATAGAATTGACCGAGGCGGGTGAAGTTTATCTGCTGCATGTCAATAAAATACTGGCTGACATTGAAAATGCTCAAGCCGCAGTGAATTCAATTGAAACAGAGCCACATGGCAGACTCATTATTGGTATAGCGGGGGCTTTTTATTCTCAATATTTTATTAAGCATTTCAAGAAGTTTTTGCAAAAATATCCAAAAATCCAACTGCAGACAACAGAAGAAAATGCGCCAACGGATTTATTAAATGGCTTGGCGGATCTGGTTATTACTGAAATAGACATTAAAGATAACCAATTGGTTAAAGAATATTTATTTACCATTCACCGGAGTATTTACGCTACACCAGCTTATATAAAAAAATACGGTTCGCCTAAAAAAGCAGCGGACTTGCAGCATCACAATTGTTTAATCGCTAAACGTATTTCGCCCAATAATGAATGGGTGCTGGCTAATAATAAAAAAATCTATATCTCTGGAAATTATGCTTCCAGTTCAGGATACAACGTTTTATGTGCGGCATTGGCAGATATGGGGTTAATCTGGTGTACAGATATTTTGATCAAAGAGGAGCTTAAGCGGGGTGAATTGGTCGAAATCAAATTAAAAGATGAGCAGCCAGTTGCGATTAAAATGTATCTTTACCACCGCCGGGTCAATGCGGATAGCAATATCAGATTAATGGCGGATTATCTGAAAAAAATAGCAGAGATGTGGTTGTCATAA
- a CDS encoding FUSC family protein: protein MSRIDYSAFALEGFKITLFCLGIIGLLKLFGAANEFLLIPFNMAVMSAAATFSVSKKNLAQVSLGSSVVVISTILGGVLGFYYPWLASLITIIYAGLAFYLPKTKSKTNIFVTGSLMFLIFSALPFSLQAGIKYAFVGAVVVVAFTLFYWLFEYRKDANNTKPEPTQANFFMALATISSLTLAWIISHYLRACSTLSHLYWIGLTILMVIQGSQQRTIYTAIKRIAINTFGAIIVVFLFGYIVPPNFWINFILLVIFLFLIFSLGFSYFLRVFFIELFVFGFAHLLGDYHNVVALDRIILTCIGGLIVITVTLMLYWIKVDV, encoded by the coding sequence ATGAGTCGAATTGATTATTCAGCTTTTGCGCTGGAGGGATTTAAAATTACCCTGTTTTGCCTCGGCATTATAGGTTTACTTAAGCTATTCGGTGCAGCGAATGAGTTTTTATTAATCCCATTTAACATGGCGGTTATGTCTGCTGCTGCCACCTTTTCAGTGAGCAAAAAAAATTTAGCTCAAGTCAGTTTAGGTAGCAGTGTTGTAGTTATTTCAACCATTCTAGGCGGCGTCCTCGGATTTTATTATCCCTGGTTAGCTTCTTTGATAACCATCATCTATGCTGGACTTGCTTTTTATTTACCCAAAACCAAGTCAAAAACTAATATTTTTGTAACGGGCAGTCTAATGTTTCTTATTTTTTCTGCCTTGCCATTTTCATTGCAGGCGGGGATCAAATACGCTTTTGTCGGTGCTGTGGTTGTTGTAGCTTTTACCTTATTTTATTGGTTATTCGAGTATAGAAAGGATGCCAATAATACTAAACCGGAGCCAACCCAGGCGAACTTCTTTATGGCATTGGCTACGATTTCATCACTTACATTGGCTTGGATCATTAGTCATTACTTACGCGCATGTTCAACACTATCCCATCTTTATTGGATTGGTTTAACGATTTTAATGGTGATTCAAGGCTCGCAGCAAAGAACTATTTACACAGCAATTAAGCGAATTGCTATCAACACTTTCGGCGCAATAATCGTTGTTTTTCTGTTTGGCTATATTGTGCCACCCAATTTTTGGATAAATTTTATATTATTGGTGATTTTTTTATTTCTCATTTTCTCTCTGGGATTTTCTTATTTCTTAAGAGTTTTCTTTATAGAATTATTCGTGTTTGGGTTTGCGCATCTATTGGGAGACTATCATAATGTTGTTGCCTTAGATCGTATCATTCTGACTTGCATTGGCGGATTGATTGTCATCACAGTCACGTTAATGTTGTATTGGATAAAAGTGGATGTCTAA
- a CDS encoding multidrug effflux MFS transporter, which yields MNATTYRLNTKEPHILGLTLLSAFGAMGAILMTPALPNIAGYFNVSVGVSQLTVTSFLLGFALGQLIYGPIANRLGRKPAFYVGIFLATLGSLFSILSSPVESFSLLIIGRLLEAFGSSVGLVVCFTLINDFYFPKEARRVTGLMVIAFAIIPGIAVAVGGLLTQYVGWQGCFYFLLIYGLALIYPATKMPETLSQPDIHALHYRQIYKNYAAIFKNKQLLGFSACSGFSSACIYVFGAEGPFIGIHLLGISPATYGLLGLLPFLGTLIGCLISIRLAFVKAMTMLKAAFFIELIATVFMLFCFVFHFVNLFTLLAPMALLCLGHAILSSTALSLAMTYAEDKANGSAVMNFVVMCMPVLMTFLLGMLHIGAAWVLPLIFMIALGLMLVIYCIWLQETPHSHDLR from the coding sequence ATGAACGCTACAACCTATAGACTTAATACAAAAGAACCCCATATTCTGGGGTTGACGCTGCTCAGCGCTTTCGGAGCGATGGGTGCTATTTTAATGACACCTGCGCTACCGAACATTGCCGGATATTTTAACGTCAGCGTGGGTGTGTCACAGCTAACCGTAACGAGTTTTTTACTGGGCTTTGCGTTAGGGCAATTAATATATGGGCCAATTGCTAATCGCTTGGGCCGAAAACCGGCATTTTATGTTGGTATTTTTCTGGCTACTCTGGGGTCATTGTTTAGTATTCTTTCTTCACCGGTCGAATCCTTTTCTTTATTAATTATCGGGCGACTTTTAGAAGCATTTGGTTCGAGTGTAGGATTGGTGGTGTGCTTCACCTTGATTAATGATTTTTATTTTCCAAAAGAGGCGCGTCGCGTAACAGGTCTGATGGTTATAGCTTTTGCCATTATTCCAGGCATTGCGGTCGCTGTCGGTGGATTATTGACACAATATGTTGGTTGGCAAGGGTGTTTTTATTTTTTATTAATTTATGGTTTAGCATTGATTTATCCCGCTACTAAAATGCCAGAAACCTTAAGCCAACCCGATATACATGCATTACATTATCGACAAATTTATAAAAATTATGCCGCCATATTTAAAAATAAGCAGTTACTGGGATTTTCTGCATGCTCCGGTTTTTCTAGCGCCTGCATTTACGTATTTGGTGCTGAGGGTCCATTTATTGGAATTCATTTGCTAGGCATCTCACCGGCTACTTATGGCTTATTGGGATTACTGCCATTCTTAGGTACGTTGATCGGCTGTTTAATTAGTATTCGCCTCGCTTTTGTCAAAGCGATGACAATGCTCAAAGCTGCGTTTTTTATTGAATTGATTGCTACAGTGTTCATGCTATTCTGCTTTGTATTTCACTTCGTTAATCTGTTTACTTTATTAGCACCCATGGCGCTGCTTTGCTTAGGTCACGCTATTCTATCCAGCACAGCTTTATCTTTAGCTATGACTTATGCCGAAGATAAAGCAAATGGATCTGCTGTGATGAATTTTGTTGTCATGTGCATGCCAGTATTGATGACCTTTTTGTTAGGTATGTTACATATAGGGGCTGCTTGGGTTTTACCGCTGATTTTCATGATTGCATTGGGATTAATGCTTGTTATTTATTGTATATGGCTGCAAGAAACCCCGCATAGTCACGATTTGCGCTGA
- a CDS encoding SDR family oxidoreductase: MENSNWNLKGKKALITGGTKGIGYALVKEFLQLGAEVFIVARNADQINCVLTKIRDQGYVAFGMAADISKGEKICADIIQAVNNLWGKLDILVNNAGTNIRKAAQDYHTNEYSTILDTNLTATFELCKQAYPLLKKSRAGNIVNIASISGLVDDDSGAPYGISKAAVIQLCKHLAVEWAKDNIRVNAVAPWYISTELTAPTLSNPEKRNAIIARTPLGRVGNPQEVATTAAFLCMPASSYITGQCIVVDGGLLVNGFSQHIACN; this comes from the coding sequence ATGGAAAATTCAAATTGGAATTTAAAAGGCAAAAAAGCATTAATTACCGGCGGCACAAAAGGAATCGGTTATGCATTAGTGAAAGAGTTTCTACAATTAGGAGCAGAAGTTTTTATAGTGGCCCGAAATGCAGATCAGATCAATTGTGTTTTAACAAAAATTCGCGACCAAGGCTATGTGGCTTTCGGCATGGCTGCCGATATTAGCAAGGGAGAAAAAATTTGTGCTGATATTATTCAAGCGGTAAATAATCTCTGGGGTAAGTTAGATATTTTAGTAAACAATGCAGGCACCAATATTAGAAAAGCAGCACAGGATTACCACACCAATGAATATTCCACTATTCTGGATACAAATTTAACGGCTACTTTTGAATTGTGTAAACAAGCTTATCCGTTATTAAAAAAATCGCGGGCAGGAAATATTGTGAATATTGCCTCTATATCTGGATTAGTAGATGATGACTCTGGTGCGCCTTATGGCATTAGCAAAGCAGCAGTTATACAACTGTGCAAACATTTAGCAGTAGAATGGGCCAAAGACAACATTCGGGTCAATGCTGTTGCACCTTGGTATATTAGTACGGAACTAACAGCGCCCACTTTATCAAATCCTGAAAAGCGCAATGCAATTATAGCACGAACTCCTTTAGGTCGAGTTGGCAACCCACAAGAAGTTGCCACCACTGCAGCATTTCTCTGTATGCCTGCTTCATCTTATATTACTGGTCAATGTATCGTGGTAGATGGCGGTCTTTTAGTCAATGGATTTTCTCAACATATTGCATGTAATTAG
- a CDS encoding serine hydrolase, with protein sequence MAITITITIITVFSTAFADNAAFEKKPMNEVLQDLQNYAQQVQHDWKVPGMSFAVVKNGALVYAQGFGVRDEEGRPVNADTIFDIASMTKSFTATLLAKQIDERKYNWGTKVQKLYPEFKLYDAKATSEFEVRDLIAHDSGLPESALDGLGDFGYNVGRTLYALRFIRPIASFRSQFAYQSIFSELAKQIIEKNSGESFSKFLHQQLFSLLGMRGSYLRNEAVLKSKSNVAQPYLYQAGRNYPYSQNSPYLSQRWALETGLAGGGIYSSVNDMAKWLIFNMNDGNFNGQQIIHKSNIQFIHTPQTIISQTKTDEIEQAYGEGWFIDKQSYKPYTVLYHAGGGTGMHGQMAYIPELRLGIVVLTNQYTNNVPEILTKHLFDLYINPSKKQDWNKIYLAQRNQSQLKSSEISPPCQMINDIDLKKYIGAYFNPVYGQLNISQKNNHLILHIGPQNIVWNLNYCRDNTFTAFWLNPNGMNIPMIPVTQNKVIFSVDENHAITHMSIPYLNSDGFGLFEKQK encoded by the coding sequence TGCAAAATTATGCTCAGCAAGTTCAGCATGACTGGAAGGTTCCTGGTATGTCTTTCGCCGTTGTAAAAAATGGTGCGTTAGTTTATGCCCAAGGGTTTGGAGTTCGAGATGAAGAAGGTAGACCAGTTAATGCAGATACTATTTTTGATATTGCCTCAATGACGAAATCATTTACTGCTACTTTATTAGCTAAACAAATCGATGAAAGAAAATACAATTGGGGCACTAAAGTTCAAAAATTATATCCAGAATTTAAGCTATATGACGCTAAAGCAACTTCCGAATTTGAAGTACGTGATCTGATTGCACATGACAGTGGCTTGCCAGAATCAGCTCTTGATGGTTTAGGTGATTTTGGTTACAACGTTGGGCGCACTCTTTATGCCTTACGATTTATACGTCCCATCGCTTCTTTTAGAAGCCAATTTGCATATCAAAGCATTTTTTCAGAATTGGCTAAGCAAATCATAGAAAAAAATAGTGGTGAGTCATTTTCCAAATTTTTACATCAGCAGTTATTCTCGCTTTTAGGCATGAGAGGCTCTTATTTGCGTAACGAAGCAGTTCTGAAAAGCAAATCCAATGTGGCTCAACCTTATTTGTATCAGGCAGGACGCAATTACCCTTATTCTCAGAATTCTCCTTATCTTTCTCAGAGATGGGCTTTGGAAACCGGCTTGGCAGGCGGTGGCATTTATTCCAGTGTTAACGATATGGCTAAGTGGTTAATTTTTAATATGAATGACGGCAATTTCAATGGTCAGCAAATTATCCATAAGTCAAATATTCAATTTATACATACCCCTCAAACTATTATATCCCAAACAAAGACTGATGAAATCGAGCAGGCTTATGGTGAGGGTTGGTTTATCGATAAACAATCGTATAAACCTTACACGGTACTTTACCATGCTGGTGGCGGAACGGGAATGCATGGACAGATGGCTTATATTCCCGAATTAAGATTAGGTATAGTTGTTTTAACCAATCAATATACAAATAATGTTCCTGAGATATTAACCAAACATTTATTTGATTTATATATCAATCCATCTAAAAAACAAGATTGGAACAAAATTTATTTAGCTCAAAGAAATCAATCCCAGCTTAAGTCATCGGAAATATCTCCGCCATGCCAGATGATCAACGACATTGATCTAAAAAAATATATTGGCGCTTATTTCAATCCTGTATATGGTCAATTGAATATCTCACAAAAAAATAATCACCTCATTTTACATATAGGGCCGCAAAATATTGTTTGGAATCTGAACTATTGTCGCGATAATACATTTACTGCCTTCTGGCTAAACCCCAATGGCATGAATATTCCAATGATTCCAGTTACACAAAATAAGGTAATTTTTTCTGTTGATGAAAATCATGCTATCACACATATGTCGATACCCTATTTAAATAGTGATGGTTTTGGATTATTTGAAAAGCAAAAATAG